A single window of Senegalia massiliensis DNA harbors:
- a CDS encoding ROK family protein, giving the protein MLGSIEAGGTKFVCAVSDEEFNLIDKTSFPTTDPKSTLKEIFNFFDKYKDIKSIGIGSFGPININKSSDKYGYITSTPKTKWKNFNFLGEMKKHYNIPISWTTDVNAACLGEYYLGSAKGSNSCIYLTVGTGIGGGAIINGDFMEGFSHPEMGHILIKKHVQDKYEGFCPYHGDCLEGLTAGPSIEKRYGVSGNKLDKNHEVWKFISYYLAQALVNYTLIIRPEKIILGGGVMNQDHMLSLVKKEFKSLLSDYVEVPNIDDYIVKPSLKDNAGIIGGLVLASKECGYCGKTY; this is encoded by the coding sequence ATGTTAGGATCAATTGAAGCAGGTGGTACTAAATTTGTATGTGCTGTAAGCGATGAGGAATTTAATTTAATTGATAAGACATCATTTCCAACTACAGATCCAAAATCAACACTAAAAGAAATATTTAATTTTTTTGATAAATACAAAGATATAAAATCTATTGGTATAGGATCATTTGGTCCTATAAATATTAATAAAAGCTCAGATAAATATGGATACATTACATCAACTCCTAAAACTAAATGGAAAAATTTTAATTTTCTTGGAGAGATGAAAAAACACTATAATATACCTATTAGTTGGACTACAGATGTTAATGCAGCATGTTTAGGAGAATATTATCTAGGAAGTGCAAAAGGAAGTAATAGCTGCATTTATCTTACTGTAGGAACAGGTATTGGTGGAGGAGCTATAATAAATGGAGATTTTATGGAAGGATTTAGTCACCCAGAAATGGGACATATTTTAATTAAAAAGCATGTACAAGATAAATATGAAGGATTTTGTCCTTACCATGGAGATTGCCTGGAAGGACTTACAGCAGGACCTTCAATAGAAAAAAGATATGGTGTAAGTGGAAACAAATTAGATAAAAATCATGAAGTATGGAAGTTTATTTCTTATTATTTAGCTCAAGCTCTAGTAAATTATACATTAATAATAAGACCAGAAAAGATAATATTAGGTGGAGGAGTAATGAATCAAGATCATATGTTAAGTTTAGTAAAAAAGGAATTTAAATCATTACTTTCAGATTATGTAGAAGTACCTAATATAGATGATTATATAGTAAAACCTTCATTAAAAGATAATGCAGGTATTATTGGAGGTTTAGTATTAGCTTCTAAAGAATGTGGATATTGTGGAAAAACATATTAA
- a CDS encoding protein rep yields MEKVIGNCYGEDFKKSLDHMTKSFNRLSKRKAFKQAVKGHFRSLEITYNKNIILIILIFIFDL; encoded by the coding sequence TTGGAAAAGGTCATTGGAAATTGCTATGGAGAAGATTTTAAAAAATCTTTGGATCATATGACAAAATCTTTTAATAGATTATCTAAAAGAAAAGCTTTTAAACAAGCAGTTAAAGGCCATTTTAGGAGTTTAGAAATAACTTATAATAAAAATATAATACTTATCATCCTCATTTTCATTTTTGATTTATAA
- a CDS encoding nucleoside deaminase — translation MPWKNDEYYVKKAIELAYDAKKKGNNPFGSILVDSDGNIIMEDQNTEVTENDITGHPEIKIARRAAAEYDKEFLEKCTMYNSAEPCTMCTGSIYWSGIGRIVFGISKKRLNELKGEGEGSIYYSIHELVDNSGKDIEIIGPMESMKEDVERPHKDY, via the coding sequence ATGCCATGGAAAAATGATGAATATTATGTTAAAAAGGCAATAGAACTTGCATATGATGCAAAGAAAAAAGGTAACAATCCCTTTGGATCTATATTAGTTGATTCTGATGGGAATATAATAATGGAAGATCAAAATACAGAAGTCACAGAGAATGACATAACAGGTCATCCAGAGATCAAAATAGCAAGAAGGGCAGCAGCAGAATATGATAAAGAATTTTTAGAGAAATGTACAATGTATAATTCAGCAGAACCTTGCACAATGTGTACTGGATCAATATACTGGAGTGGTATTGGAAGAATAGTATTTGGTATAAGTAAGAAAAGACTTAATGAATTAAAAGGTGAAGGAGAAGGGAGTATTTATTATTCTATTCATGAGCTAGTAGATAATAGTGGTAAGGATATTGAAATTATAGGACCTATGGAAAGCATGAAAGAAGATGTTGAAAGGCCTCATAAGGATTATTAG
- a CDS encoding APC family permease, producing the protein MFNILKKKKKVKLEKSLSPINVFSLAVGSIIGWGTFVMPGNLFLKTAGPLGTAIGMAIGALIMSIIAISYGYMVEKFPVAGGEFAFSFKGFGRNHAFVCAWLLGLSYLSIVPLNATALAMIGRYMFPGVLQRGLMYSIAGWEVYLGEVLFASIALIIFAITSIKGIKVSGVLQTIMSFILVGAILILTIVAFLRTDNPIDNLKPFFGEGIPPLSGILTIVAIAPWAYVGFDSIPQAAEEFDFSPKKALKIMIAAIVFGGLMYISMNTVTAMVLPWDSAMEGNPFWITGDAIESLLGNVGLVLLGLALISAIIAGIIGFYMAASRLLLSMARAKALPSWFGKIHPKYHTPVNALKFVLLISLITPWFGRQVLTWVVDMASIGAAIGYFYTSASAFKFLRKEKGKMYLKIFSVLGCILAIGFVLLLIVPGMPAYLSLPSRIALFVWIALGIIFYISIRKSYQELPREELNRLIIKRQVEK; encoded by the coding sequence GTGTTTAATATTTTAAAAAAGAAAAAGAAAGTAAAACTGGAAAAGAGCCTAAGTCCTATTAATGTATTCTCGTTAGCAGTGGGAAGTATTATTGGATGGGGCACTTTTGTTATGCCAGGAAATTTATTTTTAAAGACAGCTGGTCCTTTAGGTACAGCTATAGGAATGGCTATTGGTGCACTTATAATGTCTATAATTGCTATAAGTTATGGATATATGGTAGAAAAGTTCCCTGTAGCAGGTGGGGAATTTGCATTTTCATTTAAAGGATTTGGTAGAAATCATGCATTTGTATGTGCTTGGCTTTTAGGATTATCTTATTTATCCATTGTACCCTTAAATGCCACAGCTCTTGCAATGATAGGAAGATATATGTTTCCAGGCGTTTTACAAAGAGGATTAATGTATTCTATAGCAGGTTGGGAAGTTTATTTAGGTGAAGTTTTATTTGCTTCCATTGCTTTAATTATATTTGCAATAACTAGTATTAAAGGAATTAAAGTTTCAGGAGTTTTACAAACAATAATGAGTTTTATTTTAGTTGGTGCTATTTTAATATTAACTATTGTGGCATTTTTACGTACTGATAATCCAATAGATAACTTAAAACCATTTTTTGGAGAAGGAATTCCACCATTATCAGGAATTCTCACAATAGTTGCAATTGCTCCTTGGGCATATGTAGGTTTTGATTCTATTCCTCAAGCGGCTGAAGAATTTGATTTTTCTCCTAAGAAAGCTCTAAAAATAATGATAGCTGCTATTGTTTTTGGTGGTCTTATGTATATATCTATGAATACAGTTACAGCTATGGTTTTGCCTTGGGATAGTGCTATGGAAGGCAATCCTTTTTGGATAACAGGTGATGCAATTGAATCTCTTCTAGGTAATGTTGGTCTTGTTTTACTTGGACTTGCACTTATTTCTGCGATAATTGCTGGAATTATAGGATTTTATATGGCAGCTAGTAGATTATTATTATCTATGGCAAGAGCAAAAGCTCTTCCTAGTTGGTTTGGTAAAATTCACCCTAAATATCATACCCCTGTAAATGCTTTGAAATTTGTACTCCTTATTTCTTTGATCACACCATGGTTTGGACGACAAGTTTTAACATGGGTTGTAGATATGGCATCTATTGGTGCAGCTATTGGATATTTTTATACTTCAGCATCAGCATTTAAATTCCTTAGAAAAGAAAAAGGTAAGATGTATTTAAAAATATTTAGTGTGTTAGGTTGCATTCTTGCTATAGGGTTTGTATTACTTTTAATAGTACCAGGAATGCCAGCATATTTATCATTACCATCTAGAATAGCTCTTTTTGTATGGATTGCACTTGGTATCATATTTTATATATCTATTAGAAAATCATATCAAGAATTACCTCGTGAAGAGTTAAATAGACTAATAATAAAAAGACAAGTTGAAAAATAA
- a CDS encoding OsmC family protein has product MAIEIPKATSHLLEGVKVESTAREFKMILDEPEDGGGTNSGMNPVEALLCALGSCQSIITKMMAKDMGIEIEDIRIELEGKIDTEGFQGNTKIRPGLSNIKSNFIIKSSESEEKINEMMKKVKQFCPVGDTVSNGTDLVVEYSVKK; this is encoded by the coding sequence ATGGCTATAGAAATTCCTAAAGCTACATCACATTTATTAGAAGGAGTAAAAGTTGAATCTACTGCAAGAGAATTTAAGATGATTTTAGACGAACCTGAAGATGGTGGAGGTACAAATAGTGGAATGAATCCAGTAGAAGCATTACTTTGTGCACTTGGTTCATGTCAATCTATTATAACTAAAATGATGGCTAAGGATATGGGGATAGAAATTGAAGATATAAGAATTGAACTTGAAGGAAAAATTGATACTGAAGGTTTTCAAGGGAATACGAAAATAAGACCAGGACTATCTAATATCAAGTCTAATTTCATTATTAAATCTAGTGAATCAGAAGAAAAAATAAATGAAATGATGAAAAAAGTTAAGCAGTTTTGTCCAGTAGGAGATACTGTTTCTAATGGTACAGATTTAGTAGTAGAATATAGTGTTAAAAAATAG
- a CDS encoding NAD-dependent 4,6-dehydratase LegB: MKKILVTGADGFIGSHLTEELVKQGNKVKAFTYYNSFNTWGWLDTLPKEIMKEVEVFTGDVRDPNGVRESMKGIEEVFHLAALIAIPFSYHSPDAYVDTNIKGTLNVLQAARDLDISRVLVTSTSEVYGTAQYVPIDESHPYQGQSPYSATKIGADRLAESFYRSFNMPITIVRPFNTYGPRQSARAVIPTIITQLLDGKKEIKLGALTPTRDFNYVKDTANGFIEISKSHKTIGEEINISTQQEISIGQLAEELIRQINPNAKIICDEQRLRPEKSEVNRLLGANDKIKNLTNWKPNYTFEQGLSETIEFFKNNLDKYKTDIYNI; encoded by the coding sequence ATGAAAAAAATACTTGTAACAGGTGCTGATGGTTTTATAGGAAGTCACCTAACTGAGGAATTAGTAAAACAAGGAAATAAAGTCAAAGCTTTTACATATTACAATTCATTTAATACTTGGGGATGGTTAGATACATTACCTAAAGAAATAATGAAAGAGGTTGAAGTTTTTACAGGAGATGTACGTGATCCAAATGGAGTTCGAGAATCAATGAAGGGTATTGAGGAAGTATTTCATTTAGCAGCTTTGATAGCTATACCTTTTAGTTATCATTCACCTGATGCTTATGTAGATACAAATATTAAAGGGACTCTTAATGTGCTTCAAGCTGCTAGAGATTTAGATATATCTAGAGTTTTAGTAACATCAACATCAGAAGTATATGGAACTGCACAATACGTACCTATTGACGAAAGTCATCCATATCAAGGACAATCTCCGTATTCAGCAACTAAGATTGGCGCAGATAGATTAGCAGAATCATTTTATAGAAGTTTTAATATGCCTATAACAATAGTTAGACCTTTTAATACTTATGGACCTAGACAGTCAGCAAGAGCAGTTATTCCAACAATTATTACTCAATTACTTGATGGAAAAAAAGAGATTAAATTAGGTGCATTAACTCCAACAAGAGATTTTAATTATGTTAAAGATACAGCAAATGGATTTATAGAAATATCAAAATCTCATAAAACAATTGGTGAAGAAATTAATATATCAACTCAACAGGAAATATCTATTGGTCAATTAGCTGAAGAACTAATAAGACAGATAAATCCTAATGCAAAAATCATCTGTGATGAACAAAGACTTAGACCAGAAAAGAGTGAAGTTAATAGATTATTAGGAGCTAATGACAAAATTAAAAATCTTACAAATTGGAAACCAAATTATACTTTTGAGCAAGGTCTTTCAGAAACTATTGAATTTTTTAAAAATAACTTAGATAAATATAAAACAGACATTTATAATATATAG
- a CDS encoding LegC family aminotransferase → MSQKFIPLSVPNLKGRELEYVTHAVETEWVSTGGTYVTEFEQKTAEYVKSKGAVSCQNGTSGIHIALEVCGITGEHEVIVPTLTFIAAVNPVKYVRAEPIFMDCDDSLTIDTDKLLEFCEEKCTFIDGKLINNETNKHIKAILIVHVFGNMADMENIMDIANRFNLKVVEDATEAIGTYYIKGKYKGKYAGTIGNVGIYSFNGNKIITTGGGGMIVSDDENLLKRAKHLTTQAKSDTLYYTHDQIGYNYRMTNLQAALGIAQLEQLEQFIANKKENYNLYKKYIKSIDGLTILDFRDDIRPNYWFYALYCDEYYSLNRDQIIKYLSSKNVQSRPIWGLISDQNPYLGSQTYKIEKAKTYLKNIINIPCSSNLSKEDVFYVINCLKDHETL, encoded by the coding sequence ATGAGCCAAAAATTTATTCCTTTATCTGTACCAAACTTGAAAGGAAGAGAGCTTGAATATGTAACTCATGCAGTAGAAACTGAATGGGTTTCAACAGGTGGTACATATGTTACTGAATTTGAACAAAAAACCGCAGAATATGTAAAATCCAAAGGTGCTGTATCTTGTCAGAATGGAACTTCAGGCATTCACATTGCTTTAGAAGTGTGTGGAATAACAGGAGAACATGAAGTTATTGTTCCTACACTTACATTTATTGCAGCTGTTAATCCTGTTAAATATGTAAGGGCAGAGCCTATATTTATGGATTGTGATGACTCACTTACTATAGATACAGATAAACTATTAGAATTCTGTGAAGAAAAATGTACCTTTATAGATGGGAAATTAATTAATAATGAGACTAATAAACATATAAAAGCAATATTGATTGTCCATGTATTTGGAAATATGGCTGATATGGAGAATATAATGGATATTGCTAATAGATTCAATCTTAAAGTTGTAGAAGATGCTACTGAAGCAATAGGTACTTATTATATTAAAGGTAAATATAAAGGAAAATATGCTGGAACTATTGGAAATGTTGGAATTTATTCATTTAATGGAAATAAGATTATAACTACTGGTGGTGGGGGAATGATAGTTTCAGATGATGAAAATCTTCTTAAACGAGCAAAACATCTCACAACTCAAGCTAAAAGTGATACGTTGTATTACACTCATGATCAAATCGGATATAATTATAGGATGACTAACTTACAAGCAGCTCTTGGAATTGCACAATTAGAACAACTTGAACAGTTTATTGCAAATAAAAAAGAAAATTATAATTTATATAAGAAATATATCAAGAGTATTGATGGATTAACAATACTAGATTTTAGAGATGACATAAGACCAAATTATTGGTTCTATGCACTTTATTGTGATGAATATTATTCACTTAATAGGGATCAAATTATTAAATATTTATCTTCAAAAAATGTTCAATCAAGACCTATATGGGGATTAATAAGTGATCAAAATCCTTATTTAGGTAGTCAGACTTATAAAATAGAAAAAGCAAAGACTTATTTAAAAAATATTATAAATATACCTTGTAGTTCAAATTTAAGTAAGGAAGATGTATTTTATGTAATAAATTGTTTAAAGGATCATGAGACGTTATAG
- a CDS encoding sugar phosphate nucleotidyltransferase, protein MEVKNFLIDQECTMLEAMELLDNVAKKVLFVVNKGKFVAAITDGDIRRWILKKGNLDATVKEMANYNPKYLMQEDKCLAKEFMKKNAIEALPILNEQKDIVSVILWNDEEIESKKTLNIPIVIMAGGFGTRLYPYTKILPKPLIPIGEIPIVEHIINRFHQYGSHQFYLVVNHKKNMIKAYFNEINKSYKVDYADEEKPLGTGGGLSLLKGKINSTFILSNCDILIEEDYEKIYNYHKKENNLITMVCSLKNIKIPYGVIEISKTGEIEEMKEKPEISFFTNTGMYIVEPKVIEELENNKVISFPDIIEKYKQNGHKIGIYPISEKSWLDMGQLDEMEEMRRKLEREDV, encoded by the coding sequence GTGGAAGTAAAAAATTTTTTAATAGATCAAGAATGTACAATGTTAGAAGCAATGGAACTCCTAGATAATGTAGCTAAAAAGGTGCTTTTTGTTGTCAATAAAGGTAAGTTTGTTGCAGCTATAACAGATGGAGATATTAGAAGATGGATTCTCAAAAAAGGGAATCTGGATGCTACAGTAAAAGAAATGGCAAATTATAATCCAAAATATTTGATGCAAGAGGACAAGTGTTTAGCAAAAGAGTTTATGAAGAAAAATGCTATTGAAGCATTACCAATATTAAATGAACAAAAAGATATTGTTTCAGTTATATTATGGAATGATGAGGAAATTGAATCTAAAAAAACATTAAATATTCCTATAGTTATTATGGCTGGTGGTTTTGGAACTAGGCTTTATCCGTATACTAAAATTCTTCCTAAACCACTTATTCCTATTGGTGAAATTCCAATAGTAGAACATATTATAAATAGGTTTCATCAATATGGTAGTCATCAATTTTATTTAGTGGTGAACCATAAAAAAAATATGATAAAAGCTTATTTTAATGAAATTAATAAAAGTTATAAAGTTGACTATGCTGATGAAGAAAAACCTTTAGGGACTGGTGGAGGTTTGAGTTTACTTAAAGGCAAAATTAACTCTACATTCATATTGTCAAATTGTGATATTTTAATAGAAGAGGATTATGAAAAAATTTATAATTATCATAAAAAAGAAAATAATTTAATAACCATGGTATGTTCACTTAAAAATATTAAAATACCATATGGTGTAATTGAAATAAGTAAAACTGGTGAAATAGAAGAAATGAAAGAAAAACCAGAAATATCTTTTTTCACTAATACGGGGATGTATATTGTAGAGCCTAAAGTAATTGAGGAGCTTGAAAATAATAAAGTTATAAGTTTTCCAGATATAATAGAAAAATATAAACAAAATGGTCATAAAATCGGTATTTATCCTATTAGTGAAAAAAGTTGGCTAGATATGGGACAATTAGATGAGATGGAAGAAATGAGAAGAAAGTTGGAACGAGAGGATGTGTAA
- a CDS encoding acetyltransferase codes for MKWNGLPLLIFGSGGISKETYNIVKQINEHNGQQVYNFLGFVEDDISKVGNEIIDGYNVITCDNNITEYTSYFPVIGVVIPIGNPKIKSIIYNKISNIKNIVYPNIIHPSVKFDINNVKLGIGNILTAGVNLTCDIKIGNFNLINLNCTIGHDTELKNYNVINPLVAISGNIIIKNGCLIGTGAKVLQELIVNDNSVIGSGAVVVKDVEENSTVVGVPAKLIK; via the coding sequence ATGAAATGGAATGGGTTACCTCTTTTAATTTTTGGAAGTGGAGGAATTTCTAAAGAAACTTACAACATTGTGAAACAAATTAATGAACATAATGGTCAGCAAGTTTATAATTTCTTAGGATTTGTTGAAGATGATATTTCTAAGGTTGGAAATGAAATAATTGATGGATATAATGTCATAACATGTGATAATAATATTACAGAATATACAAGTTACTTTCCAGTGATAGGTGTTGTAATACCTATAGGTAATCCTAAAATTAAGTCTATAATATATAATAAGATAAGTAATATTAAAAATATAGTTTATCCTAATATAATTCATCCAAGTGTTAAATTTGATATTAATAATGTTAAACTTGGAATAGGAAATATATTAACTGCGGGTGTAAATTTAACGTGTGATATAAAAATTGGCAATTTTAATTTAATTAATTTAAATTGTACAATTGGACACGATACAGAATTGAAAAATTATAATGTAATTAATCCTTTGGTTGCAATATCAGGGAATATAATTATTAAAAATGGTTGTTTAATTGGAACAGGAGCCAAGGTACTACAAGAACTTATAGTTAATGATAATTCAGTTATAGGATCAGGAGCTGTAGTTGTTAAGGATGTTGAAGAAAATAGTACAGTAGTAGGTGTTCCAGCAAAACTTATTAAGTAG
- the neuB gene encoding N-acetylneuraminate synthase, translating into MNKKVFIIAEAGVNHNGDINIAKKLVDVAKDAGVDAIKFQTFISEKVVSINAPKAEYQNKNTSSKETQLDMVKKLELSFDEFIELNEYCKKKNIEFLSTAFDFDSIDFLSGLNMKRWKVPSGDITNLPYLIKIAKLEKPIILSTGMSTMDDIKSAISILKENGSQEITILHCTTEYPTPFSDVNLKAMNTIKNQFGFAVGYSDHTKGIEVPIAAVSLGATVIEKHFTLDRNMEGPDHKASLEPNELKIMVDSIRNIEVALGDGEKRIAESERKNMSIARKSIIAKINIEKGEILTEKNLTVKRPGNGISPMNWYQVIGKKAVKDFKEDELIEL; encoded by the coding sequence ATGAATAAAAAAGTTTTTATTATTGCTGAAGCAGGAGTAAATCATAATGGTGATATTAATATAGCAAAAAAATTAGTAGATGTAGCAAAAGATGCGGGAGTAGATGCTATAAAATTTCAGACTTTTATATCTGAAAAAGTTGTTTCTATAAATGCTCCAAAAGCTGAATATCAAAATAAAAATACTTCATCAAAAGAAACTCAACTTGATATGGTAAAAAAACTTGAATTATCATTTGATGAATTTATTGAACTTAACGAATATTGTAAGAAAAAAAACATTGAATTTCTTTCTACTGCATTTGATTTTGATAGCATAGACTTTTTAAGTGGGCTGAATATGAAAAGATGGAAAGTACCATCTGGAGATATTACAAACTTACCTTATCTAATTAAAATTGCTAAGTTAGAAAAACCTATAATTCTATCAACAGGTATGAGTACTATGGATGATATTAAATCTGCAATTTCAATTTTAAAAGAAAATGGTTCACAAGAAATTACAATACTTCACTGTACAACAGAATATCCAACACCTTTTAGTGATGTTAACTTAAAAGCTATGAATACTATTAAAAATCAGTTTGGATTTGCTGTAGGTTATTCTGATCATACTAAAGGAATTGAAGTTCCAATAGCTGCAGTTTCATTAGGGGCTACTGTTATAGAAAAACATTTTACATTAGATAGAAATATGGAAGGTCCTGATCATAAGGCGAGCTTAGAACCAAATGAATTAAAAATTATGGTAGATTCAATTAGAAATATTGAAGTTGCATTAGGTGATGGAGAAAAAAGAATTGCTGAATCAGAGAGAAAAAACATGTCAATTGCAAGAAAAAGTATTATAGCAAAAATAAATATAGAAAAAGGTGAAATTTTAACAGAGAAAAATTTAACTGTTAAGAGACCTGGAAATGGTATTAGTCCAATGAATTGGTATCAAGTAATTGGAAAAAAGGCAGTAAAAGATTTTAAAGAAGATGAGCTGATAGAATTATGA
- the neuC gene encoding UDP-N-acetylglucosamine 2-epimerase — MKKIISILTATRAEYGLLKPIIEKLNSIEEFDVRVVATGAHLSSEFGLTYKEIEQDRVIIDERIEILLSSDTPSSISKSMGLAMISFADYFEKLNPDMLIVLGDRYETFAVSTVAMNQRIPIAHLYGGETTEGAIDESMRHAITKLSYLHFTSTEKYRKRVIQLGENPERVFSIGAIGIENVLNQKLMNKSEVEKSIEFMLEKPYAIVTFHPVTLEGDNSKEQIKELLSACRLYEDIKFIFTKANADSNGRVINKMIDEFVDNNDNAIAFTSLGMIRYLSALKYCSMVIGNSSSGLVEAPSFGVPTINIGDRQKGRIQSDSVINCKPYKDDIKNAIDLALTQEFKIKAKNTINPYGDGNTSSKIVEIIKNFVINDKINLKKKFYDCEVE, encoded by the coding sequence ATGAAAAAAATTATTAGTATACTTACAGCTACAAGAGCAGAATATGGATTACTAAAACCTATAATAGAAAAATTAAACTCAATTGAAGAATTTGATGTTCGAGTTGTTGCTACAGGTGCACATCTTTCATCAGAATTTGGATTAACATACAAAGAAATTGAACAGGATAGAGTAATAATTGATGAAAGAATTGAAATATTATTGAGTTCAGATACACCTTCTTCTATTTCAAAATCAATGGGACTTGCTATGATTAGTTTTGCAGATTACTTTGAAAAATTAAATCCAGATATGTTGATTGTTCTAGGAGATAGATATGAAACATTTGCCGTATCTACAGTAGCAATGAATCAAAGAATTCCAATTGCTCACTTATATGGTGGAGAAACTACAGAAGGAGCTATAGATGAATCTATGCGTCATGCTATCACAAAGTTAAGTTATTTACATTTTACAAGTACAGAAAAATATAGAAAACGTGTAATTCAATTAGGAGAAAATCCAGAACGTGTTTTTAGTATAGGTGCTATTGGTATTGAGAATGTACTAAACCAAAAGCTTATGAATAAGTCAGAAGTTGAAAAATCAATTGAGTTTATGTTAGAAAAACCCTATGCAATTGTTACATTTCACCCTGTAACTTTAGAAGGGGATAATTCTAAAGAACAAATAAAAGAACTTTTAAGTGCTTGTAGATTATATGAAGATATAAAATTTATTTTTACCAAGGCAAATGCTGATTCAAATGGACGTGTTATTAATAAAATGATTGATGAGTTTGTAGATAATAATGATAATGCTATTGCCTTTACATCTTTAGGAATGATTAGATATCTTAGTGCTTTAAAATATTGTAGCATGGTAATTGGAAATTCTTCAAGTGGATTAGTTGAAGCACCTAGCTTTGGTGTACCTACAATAAATATTGGAGATAGACAAAAAGGGAGAATTCAATCAGATAGTGTAATTAATTGTAAACCATATAAAGATGATATTAAAAATGCCATAGATTTAGCATTGACTCAAGAGTTTAAAATTAAAGCAAAAAATACAATAAATCCATATGGAGATGGAAATACGTCATCAAAAATTGTAGAAATAATTAAGAATTTTGTTATTAATGATAAAATTAATTTGAAAAAGAAGTTTTATGATTGTGAGGTGGAATAA
- a CDS encoding cytidylyltransferase domain-containing protein: protein MKNLAIIPARSGSKGLKHKNIKLLNGKPLIAYTIEAAKKSGLFNEIFVSTDSEKYAKIAQVWGANVPFLRSDELSTDTASSWDVVREAINKYKENGKEFDTIALLQPTSPLRTADDIIAGYNKMKQKFANSIVSVCETDHSPLWSNTLPEDNSMVSFVKQDIINSIRQDLPTYYRINGALYIVRTNYLMSNNNIYKDSSFATIMSRENSIDIDTRMDFIIADALMKDRLR from the coding sequence ATGAAAAATCTTGCAATAATTCCAGCTAGAAGTGGTTCAAAAGGTCTTAAACATAAAAATATTAAATTATTAAATGGAAAACCTCTTATAGCTTATACAATTGAAGCAGCAAAAAAATCAGGTTTATTTAATGAAATATTTGTATCAACAGATTCAGAAAAATATGCAAAAATTGCTCAGGTTTGGGGTGCAAATGTCCCTTTTTTACGAAGTGATGAACTATCAACGGATACAGCTTCATCATGGGATGTTGTAAGAGAGGCTATAAATAAGTATAAAGAAAATGGAAAAGAGTTTGATACAATAGCTTTATTGCAACCTACATCTCCATTGAGAACAGCAGATGATATAATCGCTGGATATAATAAAATGAAACAAAAATTTGCAAATAGTATTGTTTCTGTTTGTGAAACCGATCATTCTCCACTTTGGTCAAACACTTTGCCAGAAGATAATTCTATGGTTAGTTTCGTTAAACAAGATATTATTAATTCAATTAGACAAGACTTACCAACATATTATCGAATTAATGGTGCATTATATATTGTGAGAACAAACTATTTAATGAGTAATAATAATATTTATAAGGATAGTAGTTTTGCAACAATTATGTCAAGAGAAAATTCAATTGATATTGATACTAGAATGGATTTTATTATTGCAGATGCATTAATGAAGGATAGATTAAGGTGA